From a region of the Synechococcus sp. RS9916 genome:
- a CDS encoding CCA tRNA nucleotidyltransferase, translated as MAEASPVQLPGIPDSVLLALQDEARLQGGVRLALVGGAVRDALLHHNHRDPWRELPDLDLVVEGSTEALAQGLRQRLGAERVPELRVHGSFGTVEMVLDGVLLDLAQARQERYLAPGDNPVVEPGSLRNDLARRDFTVNAMALVLGVGDAEPELLDLHGGQEDLEARQLNFLHVGSVQDDPTRVVRGARYAARLGFGLAPQALEQVQTTVGAWPWPWRQGDALDRVPPALGTRLRMELELLLGREPWRQALGYLQAWGALPLLDPSLQNDRLLLRRLRWAERLGVPLLSALVAASASSLALAQRLQLPLQQQRWIEERMGFQIWLAEQVLPCSWQDWSAARWTEALESRPWSAEVVALEVALMGPCWRPLLRWWGRWRHVQSPQTARDLIATGLKPGPQLGETLRQLRLQRLEAMR; from the coding sequence ATGGCTGAAGCCTCCCCTGTGCAGCTGCCAGGTATTCCAGACAGTGTGTTGCTGGCCTTGCAGGACGAGGCGCGGTTGCAGGGTGGCGTGCGGCTGGCGTTGGTGGGGGGTGCGGTGCGCGATGCCCTGCTGCATCACAACCATCGGGATCCCTGGCGTGAGCTGCCGGATCTGGATCTCGTGGTGGAGGGCAGCACAGAAGCCCTGGCTCAGGGGTTACGCCAACGGCTTGGTGCTGAACGGGTGCCGGAGCTGCGGGTGCATGGCAGTTTCGGCACGGTGGAGATGGTGCTCGACGGCGTGCTGCTGGATTTGGCCCAGGCTCGTCAGGAGCGTTATCTCGCCCCTGGAGATAACCCTGTGGTGGAGCCAGGCTCTTTAAGGAACGACCTGGCGCGGCGCGATTTCACGGTCAATGCCATGGCGCTGGTGCTGGGCGTTGGAGACGCTGAGCCTGAATTGCTGGATCTGCATGGGGGGCAGGAGGACCTGGAGGCGCGTCAGCTGAACTTCCTGCACGTGGGAAGTGTGCAAGACGATCCCACCCGTGTGGTGCGGGGGGCTCGTTACGCGGCGCGGCTTGGATTTGGGCTGGCTCCCCAGGCCTTGGAGCAAGTGCAAACCACGGTGGGGGCCTGGCCCTGGCCATGGCGCCAAGGTGATGCCCTCGATCGGGTGCCGCCAGCTTTGGGCACCCGCTTGCGCATGGAGTTGGAGTTGCTGTTGGGCCGGGAGCCCTGGCGGCAGGCGTTGGGGTATTTGCAGGCTTGGGGTGCGTTGCCCCTGTTGGACCCATCGCTGCAGAACGATCGCTTGTTGTTGCGTCGTTTGCGCTGGGCCGAGCGGTTGGGTGTTCCTTTGCTCTCCGCCCTGGTGGCGGCCTCCGCATCGTCCCTGGCCTTGGCCCAGCGGCTGCAGTTGCCCTTGCAGCAGCAACGTTGGATCGAGGAGCGGATGGGGTTTCAGATCTGGTTGGCGGAGCAGGTGCTGCCCTGTTCCTGGCAGGACTGGTCTGCGGCCCGCTGGACGGAAGCCTTGGAATCACGCCCCTGGAGTGCGGAGGTGGTGGCGCTGGAGGTGGCGTTGATGGGCCCCTGCTGGCGGCCGTTGTTGCGTTGGTGGGGGCGTTGGCGCCATGTTCAATCACCGCAGACAGCGCGCGACTTGATCGCAACGGGCCTCAAACCCGGTCCTCAGCTCGGGGAGACCTTGCGCCAATTGCGTTTGCAGCGTCTGGAGGCGATGCGATGA
- a CDS encoding Wzz/FepE/Etk N-terminal domain-containing protein: MTSSSDKKIESLDILTGEIDLIELKNACLRRLHWIIGGGIAGLCLGLIQVARTSPVYQAEFEIVLSANKAGGESILSQNQALAAIAGLSGVSGNDSIATELQILRSPSVLRPVYNLVIANKTKTNTDDLTFQSWVNSSVSAEQLQGTSVLKVAYRDSDKSLVLPISKMLSKTYQDYSNRGRRRELENVISYLEEQIIDIKLKSEASTKEALDYGYANALGLLDGLPLAGTVSGGASGSRPGEAVSGTGGGIEAARTAAIQKIRALKLQIKRAQDAGRGSLYFASQISALTDKSSTFDQLTSLETKLAEYRSRFTDTDPLILKLERERMALIGYINTQTISLLKGELDLAVANLSALDRPKDVVNAHRQLTQKALRDEATLVSLQNQLNQFRLEQARKASPWELISSPTMLENPVSPRKYRIIGSGLLIGIFLGAFIALTIDKRSGLIFSIRELKAVLPGVLLNRLPYPDQTIQKSWIEPIKLIAQGPLLAHNSIALITLGKIDDAIVKNFSSHLQTYLGANKTIILNQNLLETRACSTQVIITALGAAKRDDIYRLREELILQGGDVTGWVLLDTNLVSTLNI, translated from the coding sequence ATGACCTCCTCCTCAGATAAAAAAATAGAATCGTTAGATATTCTCACAGGCGAGATTGATCTGATTGAACTAAAAAATGCTTGTCTTCGCCGTTTACATTGGATTATTGGTGGGGGCATTGCAGGTCTTTGCTTAGGATTGATCCAAGTTGCACGTACAAGTCCAGTTTATCAAGCAGAATTTGAGATAGTCCTGAGTGCGAACAAGGCAGGAGGTGAGTCAATATTATCTCAAAATCAAGCACTGGCAGCTATAGCGGGCTTAAGCGGTGTAAGTGGGAATGATTCGATAGCAACAGAGCTCCAAATTTTGAGAAGTCCTTCTGTATTAAGACCAGTCTATAATCTAGTAATTGCAAATAAAACAAAGACTAATACTGATGATCTGACATTTCAAAGCTGGGTTAATTCATCAGTTTCTGCCGAGCAATTACAGGGCACCTCAGTTTTAAAAGTTGCATACAGGGATTCTGATAAAAGTTTAGTATTACCAATATCTAAAATGCTTTCAAAAACATATCAAGACTATTCCAATAGAGGACGAAGGCGTGAACTGGAAAATGTAATTTCTTACTTAGAAGAACAAATTATAGATATTAAGTTAAAGTCAGAAGCTAGTACAAAGGAGGCTCTTGATTATGGATATGCTAATGCACTTGGATTACTCGATGGACTGCCCCTAGCTGGTACTGTTTCTGGTGGTGCGTCAGGCAGTAGACCTGGAGAGGCTGTCTCTGGAACAGGTGGTGGCATAGAAGCCGCTAGAACCGCAGCTATACAAAAAATTAGAGCACTTAAATTACAAATCAAACGAGCTCAAGATGCTGGAAGAGGTTCTTTGTACTTTGCCTCCCAAATTTCAGCACTTACCGATAAGTCATCAACTTTTGATCAACTTACTTCACTAGAAACAAAACTCGCAGAATATCGCTCTCGTTTTACTGATACTGACCCACTGATATTAAAGCTTGAGAGAGAAAGAATGGCCCTTATTGGCTATATTAACACGCAAACAATCTCACTTCTTAAAGGAGAGCTTGATTTAGCAGTTGCAAATCTGTCTGCCCTTGATCGTCCCAAAGATGTAGTCAATGCTCACAGGCAATTAACTCAAAAGGCATTGCGGGATGAGGCTACTCTGGTTTCTTTGCAAAACCAACTTAATCAATTCCGATTAGAACAGGCTCGAAAGGCATCCCCCTGGGAATTAATATCTTCCCCAACAATGCTTGAAAATCCTGTTAGTCCTCGGAAATACCGAATAATTGGATCTGGATTACTTATAGGTATTTTTCTAGGCGCTTTCATTGCTCTAACCATAGATAAGCGAAGTGGGCTAATTTTTAGTATAAGAGAATTAAAAGCGGTACTTCCTGGCGTTCTTCTTAACCGCCTTCCATACCCTGATCAAACGATTCAAAAATCATGGATTGAACCAATAAAACTTATCGCGCAAGGTCCCTTATTGGCACACAATTCAATTGCCCTTATTACTTTAGGGAAGATTGATGATGCTATAGTGAAAAATTTTTCCAGTCATCTTCAAACTTATCTTGGCGCGAATAAAACTATCATATTAAATCAAAACCTTTTAGAAACACGTGCATGTAGCACTCAAGTGATAATAACTGCACTGGGAGCCGCGAAAAGAGATGATATTTATAGACTTAGAGAAGAGCTGATTCTGCAAGGTGGTGACGTCACTGGTTGGGTATTGTTAGATACAAATCTAGTTTCAACATTAAATATTTAG
- the galE gene encoding UDP-glucose 4-epimerase GalE gives MAKLLVTGGAGFIGSHTCIALLEAGHEITIIDDFSNSSELALKRVQDISLKSLEYIKGDICDNYFLDQVFSIASKQGAPFEGVIHFAGLKSVGESVNNPLKYWNVNVCGSYSLLSAMSNNNCNTLVFSSSATLYGDPVEVPIKETAPIKPINPYGYTKAAVEQMLTDLFDSNSQLWRIACLRYFNPVGAHPSGLIGENPLGTPNNLFPYISQVAIGRRNSVSVFGGDWPTPDGTGIRDYIHVMDLAEGHVETLNYLLNDKPQLVTLNLGSGSGYSVLQLIKEFEIASGNSIPYEIVEKRNGDAAITIADPTLAADKIGWRCVRDITDICRDGWSWQSKNPDGYKNT, from the coding sequence ATGGCTAAATTACTTGTCACTGGAGGAGCCGGCTTTATAGGAAGCCACACATGCATTGCATTACTTGAAGCAGGACATGAGATAACCATCATCGACGATTTCTCTAATAGTTCTGAGCTTGCTTTGAAAAGAGTTCAAGATATCTCACTTAAATCATTGGAATATATTAAAGGCGATATCTGTGATAATTATTTTCTTGACCAAGTATTTAGCATTGCCAGCAAACAAGGAGCACCATTTGAGGGTGTGATTCATTTTGCGGGGCTTAAATCCGTCGGAGAGTCAGTAAACAATCCATTGAAATATTGGAATGTCAACGTTTGCGGGTCCTATTCGCTTTTGTCAGCGATGTCAAATAATAACTGCAATACTTTAGTATTTAGCAGTAGTGCAACTCTTTATGGTGATCCAGTTGAAGTACCGATTAAAGAAACTGCACCTATAAAACCAATTAATCCTTATGGATATACAAAAGCAGCTGTTGAGCAGATGTTGACTGATCTTTTCGATAGCAACTCTCAACTTTGGCGGATCGCCTGCTTACGGTATTTCAATCCTGTCGGGGCTCATCCTTCCGGTCTCATTGGTGAAAACCCTCTAGGAACACCTAATAACCTGTTTCCTTATATAAGTCAAGTTGCAATAGGCAGAAGAAATTCAGTAAGTGTTTTTGGTGGAGATTGGCCAACGCCAGACGGAACTGGTATTCGAGATTATATTCATGTAATGGATTTAGCAGAGGGACATGTGGAGACTCTTAACTATTTGTTGAACGATAAGCCACAACTAGTAACACTTAATTTAGGGAGTGGTTCTGGGTATTCAGTTCTTCAGCTGATTAAAGAGTTTGAAATTGCATCTGGAAATTCTATCCCTTACGAGATTGTTGAAAAGAGGAATGGAGATGCTGCAATTACCATCGCTGATCCAACACTAGCAGCAGATAAAATAGGATGGAGATGCGTAAGAGACATTACTGATATTTGCAGAGATGGCTGGTCCTGGCAGTCAAAGAATCCTGATGGGTATAAGAATACATAA
- a CDS encoding sulfotransferase, whose amino-acid sequence MPGLMPLQSQQTIKPRVLYITSRGHSGSTLLSLLVSGHSQVVSAGELKMLSNPDPQRRLCSCHRQVPSQCPFWSVVEQRVKEQVGCSLDQLLLVDEGDDATFRRHNEALFSAIAQVSGSALIVDSSKSLPRLSRLLSVEAQGAAFEFHPVHLHRGPFGSMNSARKRGDALRQAAYNYTRLFFLTRERLRGVRALRVYYENLAADPRAEMRRVMAWLNLPLEEGQFQWRDGVRRDIHGNDMRFGSSDQIRVDQSWRQQLTWTQKLGVLAWTLPVRLRSAWLFRRVRLWIKPGVDPFP is encoded by the coding sequence ATGCCGGGACTGATGCCGCTGCAGAGCCAGCAGACGATCAAGCCGCGGGTGCTCTACATCACCAGTCGTGGCCACAGTGGCTCCACCTTGCTGTCGCTGCTGGTGAGTGGTCACAGCCAGGTGGTGAGCGCCGGTGAGTTGAAGATGCTTTCCAATCCCGACCCGCAACGGCGCCTCTGCAGTTGCCACCGGCAGGTGCCATCGCAGTGCCCCTTCTGGAGTGTTGTGGAACAGCGTGTGAAAGAGCAGGTGGGCTGTTCACTCGATCAATTGCTGCTGGTGGATGAGGGCGATGACGCCACGTTCCGGCGCCACAACGAGGCCTTGTTCAGCGCGATCGCGCAGGTGAGCGGCAGTGCGCTGATCGTCGATTCCTCGAAATCCCTGCCCCGGCTGTCTCGCCTGCTCTCGGTTGAGGCCCAGGGGGCGGCATTCGAGTTTCATCCTGTGCATCTGCATCGCGGCCCATTTGGCTCGATGAACAGCGCTCGCAAACGGGGGGATGCCCTCCGTCAAGCGGCCTACAACTACACCCGTTTGTTTTTTCTCACCCGGGAGCGGTTGCGTGGAGTTCGCGCGCTGCGTGTCTATTACGAGAATCTGGCGGCCGATCCCCGCGCGGAGATGCGCCGGGTGATGGCCTGGCTCAATCTCCCGCTCGAGGAGGGTCAGTTTCAGTGGCGTGATGGCGTCCGCCGGGACATCCACGGCAACGACATGCGCTTTGGCAGTTCAGATCAGATCCGTGTGGATCAGAGTTGGCGACAGCAACTCACCTGGACGCAGAAGCTGGGGGTGTTGGCCTGGACCCTGCCGGTGCGGTTGCGCTCTGCCTGGTTGTTCCGCCGCGTGCGGCTGTGGATCAAGCCTGGCGTGGATCCCTTCCCCTGA
- a CDS encoding sulfotransferase, with the protein MPSRRATLQQPSFILGVGAQKAGTTWLHRELSRCSTVDLGGCKEYKAFPSIKSTGPKNRWPWPTRPPKFDPQRFAQLSATDQLQWIRTDPRAYRHYFRTLVRRDPKLLATGDISPHYSELSAQQFQHIRHLLEKGGFNVKVILLLRDPVERVWSQLRMLRRQNRFPDLCGYREEETALALLHHHPRFAAKTQYHRTLERLERVFSTNQIHIDFYERLFTPDAHQRLAAFLELDLPAADFGTRVNASPKTIDICPKLQQTVALAYRDVYAAMVDRFSETVLDLWPHARWVTTEKLPTEPSSATASQT; encoded by the coding sequence GTGCCAAGCCGTCGCGCCACTCTGCAACAACCCAGCTTCATTCTTGGGGTGGGAGCACAAAAAGCTGGCACCACTTGGCTGCACCGGGAGCTGAGTCGCTGTTCCACAGTTGATCTGGGGGGCTGCAAGGAATACAAAGCCTTCCCCAGCATCAAGTCCACGGGACCCAAGAACCGATGGCCATGGCCGACACGCCCGCCAAAATTCGATCCGCAACGGTTTGCGCAGCTGTCTGCAACAGATCAGCTCCAGTGGATACGCACGGACCCGAGGGCCTATCGCCACTATTTCCGCACTCTGGTGCGACGTGACCCCAAGCTGTTGGCAACGGGAGACATCTCTCCCCACTACAGCGAACTCAGCGCTCAGCAGTTCCAGCACATCCGCCACTTACTGGAGAAAGGCGGTTTCAACGTGAAGGTGATCCTGCTGTTGCGGGATCCAGTGGAGCGAGTCTGGTCGCAGCTGCGCATGCTGCGACGCCAGAACCGCTTTCCCGACCTCTGCGGCTATCGCGAAGAGGAAACGGCCCTCGCCCTGCTGCATCACCATCCCCGCTTTGCCGCCAAAACCCAGTACCACCGCACGCTTGAGCGGTTGGAGCGAGTGTTCTCTACCAATCAGATCCACATCGACTTCTACGAACGCTTGTTCACCCCAGACGCCCATCAACGCCTGGCTGCATTTCTGGAGCTCGATCTCCCCGCCGCCGACTTCGGCACCCGGGTGAACGCTTCGCCCAAAACGATCGATATCTGCCCAAAGCTGCAGCAGACCGTGGCCCTCGCCTACCGGGATGTGTATGCAGCGATGGTGGATCGCTTCAGCGAGACGGTGCTTGATCTCTGGCCCCATGCACGCTGGGTTACAACCGAGAAGCTTCCAACTGAGCCAAGCTCGGCAACAGCTTCGCAAACGTGA
- a CDS encoding UvrD-helicase domain-containing protein, whose translation MSFLAGLNDAQRRAVDHHEGPLLVVAGAGSGKTRALTHRIAHLIGEHGADPAQILAVTFTNKAAREMKERLELLLAQRLASSQFGQPWSTLPAVEQRQLRSRIYREVTKELWIGTFHALFARMLRFDIDKFKDAEGLTWTKQFSIYDEADAQSLVKEIVTQELQLDPKRFEPKKVRWAISNAKNQGWLPDQLEANAEGQRGKLMADVYRRYRKALAANNALDFDDLLLLPVQLLQQNEQVRGYWHRRFAHVLVDEYQDTNRTQYELIKLLVTDGKEPQVYDNWTGRSVFVVGDADQSIYSFRAADFTILMGFQDDFGDKAPDDATRTMVKLEENYRSTATILEAANALIANNSERIDKVLRPTRGEGELITLTRCDDEIAEAEAVVHRLRMMEAANPELSWGDMAVLYRTNAQSRAIEESLVRWRIPYVVVGGLRFYDRREIKDVLGYLRLLINPADTVSLLRVINVPKRGIGKTTIQRCTDAANQLGIPLWDVVSDPEAARSLGGRSARGLLQFCELINDLKQRIHDTPPSELIQQVMEKSGYVSELIAEGTDEAEERRRNLQELVNAGLQYQEENDEGDLEGFLASAALASDADSKDTEADRVTLMTLHSSKGLEFPVVCLVGLEQGLFPSYRSLDDPASLEEERRLCYVGITRAKERLFLSHASERRLWGGMREPAVPSVFLSELPEALVQGDIPRSGGAAIRREQRLDRLTRVDRAKPTSAPANAVRRRQAGPAPGKSWSVGDQVSHASFGIGEITHTFGSGEKVSIAVKFPGMGPKILDPRLAPIEPVQG comes from the coding sequence ATGAGTTTTCTTGCCGGTCTCAACGACGCCCAGCGCCGGGCGGTGGATCACCATGAGGGGCCCCTGTTGGTGGTGGCTGGAGCTGGCAGTGGCAAAACCCGGGCCCTGACCCATCGCATCGCCCATCTGATCGGTGAGCACGGGGCCGACCCAGCCCAGATCCTGGCGGTGACCTTCACCAACAAAGCCGCCCGTGAGATGAAGGAGCGGCTCGAGTTGCTTCTGGCCCAGCGTTTGGCGTCCAGTCAATTCGGCCAGCCCTGGAGCACCCTGCCGGCGGTGGAGCAGCGGCAGCTGCGGTCGCGTATTTATCGGGAGGTGACCAAGGAGCTGTGGATCGGCACCTTCCATGCGCTGTTTGCGCGCATGCTGCGCTTTGACATCGACAAGTTCAAAGATGCGGAGGGCCTCACCTGGACCAAGCAGTTCTCGATCTACGACGAGGCCGATGCCCAGAGTCTGGTGAAGGAGATTGTCACCCAGGAGCTGCAGCTCGATCCCAAGCGTTTTGAGCCCAAAAAAGTCCGTTGGGCGATTAGCAACGCCAAGAACCAGGGCTGGCTACCCGATCAGCTGGAGGCCAATGCCGAGGGACAGCGTGGCAAGCTCATGGCCGATGTCTATCGCCGCTATCGCAAAGCTCTGGCGGCCAATAACGCCCTCGATTTCGATGATCTGCTGCTGCTGCCGGTGCAGTTGCTTCAGCAGAACGAGCAGGTGCGTGGCTACTGGCACCGTCGTTTCGCCCACGTGTTGGTGGATGAATACCAAGACACCAACCGCACCCAGTACGAGCTGATCAAGTTGCTCGTGACCGATGGCAAGGAACCCCAGGTGTACGACAACTGGACTGGGCGCTCGGTGTTTGTGGTGGGCGATGCAGACCAGAGCATCTACAGCTTCCGTGCTGCCGACTTCACGATCCTGATGGGCTTTCAGGACGACTTCGGTGACAAGGCTCCTGATGACGCCACCCGCACGATGGTGAAGCTGGAGGAGAACTACCGCTCCACCGCCACGATCCTGGAGGCGGCCAATGCCCTGATCGCCAACAACAGCGAGCGGATCGACAAGGTGCTGCGGCCCACTCGCGGCGAAGGGGAGCTGATCACTCTTACCCGTTGCGACGACGAAATCGCCGAGGCCGAAGCCGTGGTGCATCGGCTGCGGATGATGGAGGCGGCCAACCCCGAGCTGAGCTGGGGCGACATGGCTGTGCTGTATCGCACCAATGCTCAGTCACGGGCGATCGAGGAATCGCTTGTGCGCTGGCGGATTCCCTATGTGGTGGTCGGCGGTCTGCGCTTCTACGACCGGCGCGAGATCAAGGATGTGCTCGGTTACCTGCGGCTGCTGATTAACCCGGCTGACACCGTCAGCCTGCTGCGGGTGATCAACGTGCCCAAGCGAGGGATTGGCAAAACCACGATTCAGCGCTGCACCGATGCGGCCAATCAGCTCGGCATTCCCCTCTGGGATGTGGTGAGCGATCCGGAAGCGGCCCGTTCCCTTGGGGGGCGTTCGGCCCGTGGGCTGTTGCAGTTCTGCGAACTGATCAACGATCTCAAGCAGCGCATTCACGACACACCGCCTTCGGAGCTGATCCAGCAGGTGATGGAGAAGAGCGGCTATGTGAGCGAGCTGATTGCCGAAGGCACGGACGAAGCGGAGGAACGCCGCCGCAACCTGCAGGAACTGGTGAATGCAGGTCTGCAATACCAGGAGGAAAACGACGAGGGCGATCTCGAGGGCTTCCTGGCATCAGCGGCGCTGGCGAGTGATGCCGATAGCAAAGACACCGAAGCCGACCGGGTCACCTTGATGACCCTGCACAGCAGTAAGGGGCTGGAGTTTCCGGTGGTCTGCCTCGTGGGCCTGGAGCAGGGGCTGTTCCCCAGCTACCGCTCCCTTGATGATCCGGCCTCACTCGAGGAGGAACGGCGTCTCTGTTATGTGGGCATCACCCGCGCGAAGGAACGCCTGTTCCTCTCCCACGCCAGCGAACGACGCCTTTGGGGCGGGATGCGGGAGCCGGCCGTGCCCAGCGTCTTCCTCTCTGAGTTGCCGGAAGCCCTGGTGCAGGGCGACATCCCGCGCTCGGGCGGCGCAGCGATTCGCCGTGAGCAACGTTTAGATCGTCTGACCCGGGTCGATCGCGCCAAGCCCACCAGCGCGCCGGCCAATGCGGTTCGACGCCGTCAGGCCGGCCCTGCCCCTGGCAAAAGTTGGTCTGTGGGGGATCAGGTCAGTCATGCCAGCTTTGGCATTGGCGAGATCACCCACACCTTCGGTAGTGGGGAGAAGGTGTCGATCGCGGTGAAGTTCCCCGGCATGGGGCCGAAGATCCTCGATCCGCGCCTGGCGCCGATTGAGCCCGTGCAGGGGTGA
- the selD gene encoding selenide, water dikinase SelD, whose amino-acid sequence MASEHLILAGGGHSHALLLRRWAMKPHKRPQGRITLVSNHSASLYSGMVPAYIAGIDQRDRISINVRWLAQQAQVDFVQAEIVGLQPDGELLLSNRPALHFDRLSLNVGAITNRQDFRHAISIKPLESGLEAVTQQDPRADNPSPEPFRIVGAGLAGIELAFALRQRWSNRKLIMHTKHSSLDKNVIQHLQQAGIAIRSEPAPDTANTLLCTGSHAPSWLEASGLPCNEQGRVRTDATLQVMGHPKIFAAGDCAVIEHHRRPASGVWAVRAANPLANNLERLSRQQPLRPWHPQQRALQLLGCPMPGQTPSAWLIWGSVWAGPHRWIWRWKRHLDQRFIGMLQPNDSMVSAESEAEKTSMACRGCAAKLPAAPLEQALQRCGIGELGQQPEDAQAIGATDNGATVLSSVDGFPALIPDPWLNGRLTALHACSDLWASGARVTTVHAIVTVPAIDPDHQVELLSQTLAGVRSALKEQGADLIGGHTMESRQPSATPSALDCQLSLSVTGETPTGAQPWSKGPIQPGDVLLLSRGLGSGVMFAAAMQGRCDPWHLDACLKQLGTSQHSRLHELFKLEAEDPGCIHACTDITGFGLLGHLNEMLAASPAACVDLWIEKIPSFEGALDLLKSGLASTLAPSNRRALASLGSRVRTIQHSEDVSNSLEAGLEALLVDPQTCGPLLVSCAGATARILGDQGWIAIGQA is encoded by the coding sequence TTGGCTTCTGAGCATTTAATTCTTGCTGGCGGTGGCCACAGCCACGCCCTGCTGCTCAGACGTTGGGCCATGAAGCCTCATAAGCGACCTCAGGGGAGGATCACTCTTGTCAGCAATCACAGTGCTTCGCTGTATTCCGGCATGGTGCCGGCTTATATCGCTGGAATTGATCAGCGCGATCGAATCAGCATCAATGTGCGCTGGCTGGCCCAGCAAGCCCAAGTCGATTTCGTTCAAGCAGAGATTGTTGGGCTGCAACCGGATGGAGAACTACTCCTCAGCAATCGACCTGCACTGCACTTTGACCGACTCAGCCTCAATGTAGGAGCAATTACTAACCGCCAAGACTTCCGACACGCCATCAGCATCAAGCCCCTGGAATCTGGCCTAGAGGCAGTTACACAACAAGATCCAAGAGCCGACAACCCATCACCAGAACCTTTCCGAATTGTTGGCGCGGGCTTAGCAGGAATTGAACTTGCCTTTGCCCTCAGACAACGCTGGTCCAACCGCAAGCTGATTATGCATACCAAGCATTCTTCACTCGACAAAAATGTGATTCAGCACCTGCAACAAGCAGGTATTGCCATCAGGTCTGAACCAGCCCCGGACACCGCAAACACGCTGCTCTGCACTGGCAGTCATGCGCCGTCATGGCTGGAAGCCAGTGGACTCCCCTGCAACGAGCAGGGTCGGGTGAGAACCGACGCGACCCTGCAAGTGATGGGTCATCCCAAGATCTTCGCGGCCGGCGATTGCGCCGTAATTGAGCACCATCGACGCCCAGCCTCTGGGGTCTGGGCCGTCCGAGCCGCCAATCCACTCGCCAACAACCTCGAGCGCCTGAGTCGACAACAACCGCTGCGTCCATGGCACCCCCAACAACGAGCCTTGCAATTGCTCGGTTGTCCGATGCCAGGGCAAACACCCTCGGCCTGGCTGATCTGGGGCTCCGTCTGGGCTGGCCCCCATCGCTGGATCTGGCGCTGGAAGCGCCATCTCGATCAACGCTTCATAGGCATGCTCCAGCCCAATGACTCCATGGTCAGCGCTGAAAGCGAGGCAGAAAAAACCTCCATGGCCTGCCGTGGTTGCGCCGCCAAGCTCCCAGCCGCCCCCCTCGAGCAGGCCCTGCAACGCTGCGGAATTGGGGAACTGGGTCAGCAACCTGAAGACGCCCAAGCCATTGGCGCAACCGACAACGGCGCCACCGTGCTCAGCTCTGTGGATGGATTCCCTGCACTGATCCCGGATCCCTGGCTCAACGGACGGTTGACCGCTCTGCATGCCTGCTCAGACCTATGGGCCTCAGGCGCCCGCGTCACCACCGTGCACGCGATCGTGACCGTGCCGGCCATCGATCCCGACCATCAGGTGGAGCTGCTCAGCCAGACCCTGGCCGGTGTGCGATCCGCCCTGAAAGAACAAGGAGCTGACTTGATTGGCGGCCACACGATGGAATCGCGCCAGCCGTCTGCAACCCCATCAGCCCTCGATTGTCAGCTCAGCCTCAGCGTCACAGGTGAAACCCCAACGGGCGCACAACCCTGGTCGAAAGGACCGATCCAGCCTGGAGATGTCTTGCTGCTCAGCCGCGGCCTTGGAAGCGGCGTGATGTTTGCAGCCGCCATGCAAGGGCGCTGTGATCCATGGCATCTTGATGCCTGCCTTAAGCAGCTAGGCACCAGCCAGCACTCACGTCTCCACGAACTTTTCAAGCTCGAAGCTGAGGATCCTGGCTGCATCCATGCCTGCACAGACATCACCGGCTTTGGGTTACTGGGCCACCTCAACGAAATGTTGGCCGCCAGCCCTGCAGCCTGCGTCGATCTCTGGATCGAAAAAATCCCCAGCTTCGAGGGAGCCCTGGATCTACTGAAGAGCGGTCTAGCCAGCACCCTGGCCCCCTCAAACCGGAGAGCCCTGGCCAGCCTGGGCAGTCGTGTGCGGACGATTCAGCACTCTGAAGATGTCAGCAACAGCCTTGAGGCTGGTCTCGAAGCACTGCTTGTCGACCCCCAAACCTGCGGCCCGCTGTTAGTGAGCTGCGCCGGCGCCACGGCTCGAATCCTGGGAGACCAAGGCTGGATCGCCATTGGCCAGGCCTAA